The proteins below are encoded in one region of Triticum aestivum cultivar Chinese Spring chromosome 1B, IWGSC CS RefSeq v2.1, whole genome shotgun sequence:
- the LOC123134107 gene encoding uncharacterized protein, producing the protein MPIYPPDAALQPPPEIPWRATLPLQLAGQEVRTGYNMNRESCVPSSPMDLPRLWLPGLKADKQRWPSRGPRWHACSWRWIARCPTALYPNRLPLAFPSFGPGCRSPPSARQPSLRCCVLARSVVRTQIWASSSLHECARNSEPASFLQYNMVSGLGVPAKTGFWNLSSLHQLGLTRT; encoded by the exons ATGCCCATCTATCCTCCCGATGCcgccctccagcctccacccgaGATCCCATGGCGCGCTACGTTGCCGCTCCAGCTGGCCGGTCAAGAGGTGCGCACAGGCTACAACATGAATCGGGAGAGCTGTGTACCATCGTCTCCCATGGATCTTCCTCGGCTCTGGCTTCCTGGCCTGAAGGCGGATAAACAGCGATGGCCTTCGCGTGGTCCAAGGTGGCACGCCTGCAGCTGGCGGTGGATAGCTCGCTGCCCTACTGCTCTCTATCCTAATCGGCTCCCCTTGGCCTTCCCCAGCTTCGGCCCCGGCTGCCGGTCCCCTCCATCTGCCCGACAACCGTCCCTCCGCTGCTGCGTTCTTGCAAG GTCTGTGGTGAGGACACAAATTTGGGCATCTAGCTCCTTGCATGAATGTGCAAGGAATTCAGAACCTGCATCTTTTCTTCAATATAACATG GTTAGTGGTTTAGGGGTTCCTGCCAAGACTGGATTTTGGAATCTATCCTCGCTTCACCAGTTGGGCTTAACAAGGACATAA